Proteins encoded in a region of the Strix uralensis isolate ZFMK-TIS-50842 chromosome Z, bStrUra1, whole genome shotgun sequence genome:
- the SPMIP6 gene encoding sperm microtubule inner protein 6, translating to MFLFSKKHKTPVSTYTDSYRPPCSVKKTIQKQTSQQLCSENKFVTPGLMMPLVQNPASQGQTELPIKAAMQESHRNTINPTAYWPKKYWLARSKDKYKPVFVNKDKYLTWRTGPYNSTVWNRYLSCVPLPPKETRMETFLHSIPVSYPLKPTCINQCEREVATDMLPRLPMYSVTGRGPYWGYYSPCSGCHHCQQGMDYYVDGASAIRGQLHTLEERAVRSIPCCSYSPRATFCASTHRLWSFFLYRNLRWGMSHFKKTGGVQRDSYTILPEFTSEAYSAPCCWLGKFLGKGGETSAAIGLVGTLTALRGWYPATTPNPNQCPQHSPGGTPTRVPPGIPSDSNPPGAAAAAESCRPEKINRAQRRVPGSPCKVQLQLLPLDRCLAVKT from the exons ATGTTCCTCTTCTCCAAAAAACACAAGACCCCAGTCAGCACTTACACCGACTCCTACCGCCCGCCATGCTCTGTCAAAAAGACCATCCAAAAGCAGACTTCACAGCAGCTCTGTAGCGAGAACAAGTTTGTGACGCCG GGATTAATGATGCCCCTGGTGCAAAATCCAGCAAGCCAAGGTCAGACTGAGCTGCCGATTAAGGCGGCAATGCAGGAGAGCCACAGGAACACCATCAACCCCACTGCCTACTGGCCCAAGAAGTACTGGCTGGCCAGGTCTAAAG ACAAGTACAAGCCAGTTTTTGTAAACAAGGACAAATACCTCACCTGGAGAACAGGTCCCTACAACAGCACAGTCTGGAATAGGTACCTCTCTTGCGTCCCTCTCCCACCCAAG GAGACAAGGATGGAGACCTTCCTGCACAGCATACCCGTGTCGTACCCCCTGAAACCCACCTGCATCAATCAATGTG agagggaggtgGCCACCGACATGCTGCCCAGGCTGCCCATGTACAGTGTGACAGGGAGGGGACCCTACTGGGGCTATTACAGCCCCTGCTCTGGGTGCCACCACTGCCAGCAAGGGATGGACTATTATGTTGACGGGGCCTCTGCCATCAGAGGGCAACTCCACACACTAGAAGAGAGGGCTGt CAGGAGTATCCCATGCTGCAGTTACAGCCCCAGGGCAACGTTCTGTGCATCTACACACCGCCTCTGGTCATTCTTCCTGTACAGGAACCTTAG GTGGGGCATGAGCCACTTCAAGAAGACAGGAGGAGTCCAGAGAGATAGCTACACCATCCTCCCTGAGTTTACCTCAGAGGCTTACTCTGCTCCATGCTGCTG GCTGGGAAAGttcctggggaaggggggagaaacTTCAGCAGCTATTGGCTTGGTGGGCACTTTAACAGCCCTCAGGGGCTGGTACCCTGCCACCACCCCCAA CCCCAACCagtgcccccagcacagccccggggGTACCCCCACGCGAGTGCCCCCGGGCATCCCCAGCGACTCCAacccccccggggctgctgctgccgcc GAGTCTTGCCGCCCGGAGAAGATTAACAGAGCCCAGAGGCGCGTCCCCGGCTCCCCTTGCAAGGTGCAGCTTCAACTTTTGCCTCTAGACAGATGTTTGGCAGTGAAAACTTAA
- the LOC141937479 gene encoding myogenesis-regulating glycosidase-like, protein MYTFLPENFTPVKQKPSKELRPMLGAILLGLILFIAAVVAWCYYTVSLRKAERLKTELMDLRADGFVIRNQHGEVVFRLAFRSGSLDLESCSKEGEILSCTRSGRGPLNFFIQTVKPKDTVMCYRVRWEELAAGPAVEHTMFWEDAHWYGGSEMSTQHWPIRLAGYQEPVPYVTSDVYSFRDSFGGILERYWLSSKAAAIKINDSVPFHLGFNATERTLFFQARYKDSPYKPPPGQQPFPELSYRVCVGSDVTSIHKYMVRRYFNKPSKIPAENAFRYPIWSTWALYKNNIDQDKLLRFAEKIKKYRFNCSHIEIDDMYTQAYGDFDFDPAKFPNVTEMFAKLREDGFKVTLWTHPFINYNSSNFGVGIERQLFIKEPSGRLPAMVEWWNGIGAILDFTNPAARDWFQSHLRQLRHKYGISSFKFDAGETSYLPKQFSTFRPLSDPSIWSRRYTEMAIPFYELAEVRVGYQSQNISCFFRIIDRDSVWGYELGLKSLIPTVLTISMLGYPFISADMIGGNFFPNKTDGAVEIPDRELYVRWLELSAFMPSMQFSIPPWLYDKEVVEIAQKFTELHESLVAPLLLELAGEVTDTGDPIIRPIWWISPRDEATHRIDSQFLIGDTLMVAPVLEMGKQERDVYLPAGKWRSYKGELFEKTPVLLTDYPVDLDEVAYFLWVS, encoded by the coding sequence ATGTACACCTTCCTGCCAGAGAACTTCACGCCGGTGAAGCAGAAGCCCTCCAAGGAGCTGAGGCCCATGCTCGGGGCCATCTTGCTGGGCCTCATCCTGTTCATTGCCGCGGTGGTGGCCTGGTGCTACTACACGGTGTCCCTGCGGAAGGCGGAGAGGCTCAAGACGGAGCTGATGGACCTGCGGGCGGACGGTTTCGTCATCAGGAACCAGCACGGGGAGGTGGTCTTCCGGCTGGCCTTCCGCTCGGGCAGCCTCGACCTGGAGTCGTGCTCCAAGGAGGGTGAGATTTTGAGCTGCACGCGGTCGGGCAGGGGGCCGCTCAACTTCTTCATCCAGACGGTGAAGCCCAAGGACACGGTGATGTGCTACCGCGTGCGCTGGGAGGAGCTGGCGGCTGGCCCGGCGGTGGAGCACACCATGTTCTGGGAGGACGCCCACTGGTACGGGGGCTCGGAGATGAGCACCCAGCACTGGCCCATCCGCCTGGCCGGCTACCAAGAGCCCGTGCCCTACGTCACAAGCGACGTCTACTCCTTCCGTGACAGCTTTGGTGGCATCCTTGAGCGCTACTGGCTCTCCTCCAAGGCGGCGGCCATCAAGATCAACGACTCTGTGCCCTTCCACCTGGGCTTCAATGCCACTGAGCGCACCCTCTTCTTCCAGGCCCGCTACAAGGACTCGCCCTACAAGCCACCACCGGGGCAGCAGCCCTTTCCCGAGCTCAGCTACCGGGTCTGCGTGGGCTCCGATGTCACCTCCATCCACAAGTACATGGTGCGCAGGTACTTCAACAAGCCCTCCAAGATCCCTGCTGAGAATGCCTTTCGATACCCCATCTGGTCCACCTGGGCCCTTTACAAGAACAACATCGACCAGGATAAACTCTTGCGATTTGCTGAAAAGATCAAGAAGTACCGTTTTAACTGCAGCCACATTGAAATAGATGACATGTACACACAAGCCTACGGGGACTTTGACTTTGACCCTGCCAAGTTCCCCAATGTGACGGAGATGTTTGCAAAATTAAGGGAAGATGGGTTTAAGGTCACCCTGTGGACTCACCCTTTCATAAACTACAATTCCTCCAATTTTGGGGTGGGAATCGAGCGTCAGCTTTTCATCAAGGAGCCATCAGGGCGGCTGCCAGCCATGGTGGAGTGGTGGAACGGCATCGGGGCCATCCTGGACTTCACCAACCCAGCAGCCCGCGACTGGTTCCAGAGCCACCTGCGCCAGCTTCGACACAAGTATGGCATCTCGTCCTTCAAGTTTGATGCGGGCGAGACTAGTTACCTGCCCAAGCAGTTCAGCACCTTCCGCCCACTCTCGGACCCCAGCATCTGGTCACGGCGCTACACAGAGATGGCCATCCCCTTCTACGAGCTGGCCGAGGTGCGGGTGGGCTACCAGTCACAGAACATCTCCTGCTTCTTCCGCATCATTGACCGTGACTCTGTCTGGGGCTATGAGCTCGGCCTCAAGTCTCTCATCCCCACGGTGCTCACCATCAGCATGCTGGGGTACCCCTTCATATCCGCTGACATGATCGGGGGGAATTTTTTCCCCAACAAGACAGACGGGGCGGTGGAGATCCCTGACCGGGAGCTGTATGTgcggtggctggagctgtcagcCTTCATGCCCTCCATGCAGTTCTCCATCCCACCCTGGCTCTACgacaaggaggtggtggagattGCGCAGAAGTTCACGGAGCTCCACGAGTCGCTGGTGGCCccgctgctgctggagctggctggggaggtCACCGACACGGGAGACCCCATCATCCGTCCCATCTGGTGGATCTCGCCCCGCGACGAGGCCACTCACAGGATCGACTCCCAGTTCCTCATTGGGGACACCCTCATGGTGGCACCTGTCCTGGAGATGGGCAAGCAGGAGCGTGATGTCTACCTGCCAGCGGGCAAGTGGCGCAGCTACAAGGGGGAGTTGTTTGAGAAGACCCCGGTGCTGCTCACAGACTATCCTGTTGACCTTGATGAAGTTGCCTATTTCCTCTGGGTTTCCTAA